One genomic window of Sphingomonas sp. C3-2 includes the following:
- a CDS encoding ABC transporter substrate-binding protein yields MFQSLAALFASLLALIGLGPSAERAAQPVGVTAPAYPLRVVSLNMCADQYLIELADRRQIAALSEYARDPKMSFHARAAAAYPVSAGSAEELLALQPDLIIGSDYQRAGVEALFRNHPVAFVEFGLANSQAEMIAQARSVAAALGQQARGEDLVRRLGVVGAVQAGTARPVVAYYQRRGFLTGTGTLVDDILTRAGADNLARRLNKPMLAQLSLEEMVAARPDFLLVDAETAQVADQGTEMLHHPALRVIPRLSLSEALTVCGGPSYPLAVENLRRQIAAAAAS; encoded by the coding sequence GTGTTTCAGTCTCTCGCCGCGCTGTTCGCCTCGCTGCTCGCCCTGATCGGGCTGGGGCCGTCGGCCGAGCGCGCGGCGCAGCCCGTGGGCGTCACCGCGCCGGCGTATCCTTTGCGCGTCGTGTCGCTCAACATGTGCGCCGATCAATATCTGATCGAACTTGCCGATCGCCGTCAGATCGCTGCGCTCTCCGAATATGCACGCGATCCCAAAATGTCCTTCCATGCGCGCGCGGCGGCTGCTTATCCGGTGTCGGCAGGCAGCGCGGAGGAGCTTCTGGCGCTTCAGCCCGATCTCATCATCGGCAGCGACTATCAGCGCGCGGGGGTCGAGGCGCTTTTTCGCAACCATCCGGTTGCCTTTGTCGAATTCGGGCTCGCCAATTCGCAAGCCGAAATGATCGCGCAGGCGCGCAGCGTCGCCGCCGCGCTCGGCCAGCAGGCACGCGGCGAAGATCTCGTCCGCCGCCTCGGCGTAGTGGGGGCGGTGCAGGCGGGTACGGCCCGCCCGGTCGTCGCTTATTATCAGCGGCGTGGTTTCCTCACCGGCACGGGCACGCTCGTCGACGATATCCTGACGCGCGCCGGCGCCGACAATCTCGCCCGGCGGCTGAACAAGCCGATGCTCGCCCAGCTCTCGCTCGAGGAAATGGTTGCCGCACGGCCCGATTTCCTGCTGGTCGATGCCGAAACCGCGCAGGTCGCCGATCAGGGCACCGAAATGCTCCATCACCCGGCGCTGCGCGTCATTCCCCGGCTCAGCCTGTCTGAAGCGCTCACCGTGTGCGGTGGGCCTTCCTATCCGCTGGCGGTGGAAAATCTGCGTCGGCAGATCGCGGCGGCCGCCGCTTCCTGA
- a CDS encoding Lrp/AsnC ligand binding domain-containing protein, with amino-acid sequence MSDKSEKSSLDATDRRLLRVLQEDGRITNQELARRCGLSPAACFDRVKRLRERDVILGFTAQLNPAKLDRAMLIYVEILLDRTTDDVFTAFAAHVREVPDVLECHMVAGGFDYLLKVRVADMTAYRAFLGNAIATMPGVRETRTYAVLEEVKRTTALPV; translated from the coding sequence TTGAGCGACAAATCCGAAAAATCATCACTGGACGCAACGGACCGCCGATTGCTGCGTGTGTTGCAGGAAGACGGGCGGATCACGAACCAGGAGCTTGCCCGACGTTGCGGATTATCGCCAGCGGCTTGTTTCGACCGGGTGAAGCGGCTGCGCGAACGCGACGTGATTCTGGGATTCACCGCGCAGCTCAACCCCGCCAAGCTTGATCGCGCGATGCTGATCTATGTCGAGATCCTGCTCGACCGGACGACCGACGACGTGTTCACCGCCTTTGCCGCGCATGTGCGCGAGGTCCCCGACGTGCTGGAATGCCACATGGTGGCGGGGGGCTTTGATTATCTGCTGAAGGTGCGCGTGGCCGACATGACCGCCTACCGCGCGTTTCTGGGCAACGCGATCGCGACCATGCCGGGGGTGCGCGAAACGCGGACCTATGCGGTGCTGGAAGAAGTGAAGCGGACGACCGCCCTTCCCGTCTGA
- a CDS encoding iron ABC transporter permease produces the protein MGAVSRPMLIGVLALITLIAAMGSLAIGPAPLSLTRMADTLRGADDPIARTILFELRVPRTILALLVGAVLGTAGAALQGYLRNPLAEPSVLGASTAASLGAVIALYFGFAMISPILLPGFAVAGAMIGLVPLFLLAARSESPLTLILAGIAISTLATAGVSLALNLSPNPFAAMEITNWLMGALEDRSFQHVWIALPCISIGMALLLWNGRALDALTLGEDGARALGVDLKRTRLRLLAGVAVGVGGAVAVSGAIGFIGLIVPHLIRPLTDRSPSAVLWPSALGGAALLTLADIMVRLIPTSSQLKLGVVTAFLGVPIFLFHLIKERRLW, from the coding sequence ATGGGCGCGGTGAGCCGACCGATGCTGATCGGGGTGCTGGCGCTCATCACGCTGATCGCCGCCATGGGGTCGCTCGCCATCGGCCCTGCCCCGCTGAGCCTGACGCGGATGGCCGACACGTTACGCGGCGCGGACGACCCGATTGCGCGCACGATATTGTTCGAACTGCGTGTGCCGCGCACGATCCTCGCGCTGCTCGTCGGCGCGGTACTCGGCACGGCGGGCGCCGCGCTGCAGGGTTATCTGCGCAATCCGCTGGCCGAACCATCGGTGCTGGGCGCATCGACCGCCGCCTCGCTGGGCGCGGTGATCGCGCTGTATTTCGGCTTTGCGATGATCAGCCCGATCCTGTTGCCGGGCTTTGCCGTGGCGGGCGCGATGATCGGGCTGGTGCCGCTCTTCCTGCTGGCGGCGCGATCCGAAAGCCCGTTGACGCTGATCCTGGCCGGGATCGCGATCAGCACGCTGGCGACCGCGGGGGTGAGCCTTGCGCTCAACCTGTCCCCCAACCCCTTTGCCGCGATGGAGATCACCAACTGGCTGATGGGTGCGCTGGAGGACCGATCGTTCCAGCATGTCTGGATTGCGCTGCCCTGCATCAGCATCGGCATGGCGCTGCTGCTGTGGAACGGCCGCGCGCTCGACGCGCTGACGCTGGGCGAGGACGGCGCGCGCGCGCTGGGCGTCGACCTGAAGCGGACGCGGTTGCGCCTGCTGGCAGGGGTTGCCGTCGGCGTGGGCGGCGCGGTCGCGGTGTCGGGCGCGATCGGTTTTATCGGGCTGATCGTGCCGCACCTTATCCGCCCGCTCACCGACCGCAGCCCGAGCGCGGTGCTGTGGCCATCGGCGCTGGGCGGCGCGGCGCTGTTGACGCTGGCCGACATCATGGTGCGGCTGATCCCGACATCGAGCCAGTTGAAGCTGGGCGTGGTGACCGCCTTTCTGGGGGTTCCGATCTTCCTGTTCCACCTGATCAAGGAGAGGCGGCTATGGTGA
- the putA gene encoding bifunctional proline dehydrogenase/L-glutamate gamma-semialdehyde dehydrogenase PutA: MLDTKSSWDAIDDAKSGDEAAVIRGLLAANKLDRDDRAAIGDEALALVHAARASARKQGVVESFLQQFALGTNEGLALMCLAEALLRTPDAETRDRLIAEKISSADWASHIGKSDSLFVNASTWGLMLTGRLVDVDEDTRRDFTGTLKRLTARVGEPVIRQAVGAAVKMMGEQFVLGRTIEAALNRARKEKTLCSFDMLGEGARTAADADRYERIYADAIQAVGKDAAGAGPEHGHGVSVKLSALCPRYDAVQEASVWDDLYPRMVRLALIAARHDLNFAIDAEEADRLVLSLKLIERLAYEPQLGDWQGLGVVVQAYQKRAPFVIAALAKLARESGRRIMVRLVKGAYWDSEIKKAQVAGRPGYPVYTTKPATDLSYLVCAQALISAAPDLYPQFASHNAHTLAAVRRLAAKAGITIEHQRLHGMGEALYAAADTRYGGIILRAYAPVGGHEELLPYLVRRLLENGANSSFVHALLDERVPAEDVVRDPIALVEAQPGPHPRIHLPAHIYGAARQNPLGRDYSIFDERLAADRAASLARTERYASGPIVGGTLRAGPAVAVTSPSDRSVAVGDVVESSQKDVDAAIAAARAAQPGWDALTGRGRAAVLRAMGDALEADMDRLIALLSAEAGKTLNDGVAEVREAVDFCRYYARLAEEQFGGLQTLEGPVGETNQLELRGRGVFVCISPWNFPLAIFTGQIAAALAAGNAVIAKPAEQTPLIAAEAVRLFHRAGLDPDVLALLPGDGAVVGAALTRHPGIDGVAFTGGTETAWAINRTLAERRGPIIPFIAETGGLNGMFVDTTALKEQVVDDVILSAFGSAGQRCSALRMLFLPADSADQVIETLVGALAAQVIGDPADPATDIGPVIDEEAHAALTAHLDRLEREAKVLGRRDVGPLAGRGSFFGPVIAEVPSPDFLEREVFGPVLHIYRYQNAELPEVARRLAARGYGLTLGVHSRIERFAREVRALVPAGNMYVNRSIIGAVVGVQPFGGEGLSGTGPKAGGPHALLRYATERALSVNITAQGGDPALMNL; encoded by the coding sequence ATGCTCGACACCAAATCGTCCTGGGATGCGATTGACGACGCGAAATCCGGCGATGAAGCCGCCGTGATCCGCGGTCTGCTCGCCGCCAACAAGCTCGACCGTGACGACCGCGCCGCCATCGGCGATGAAGCGCTCGCGCTGGTCCACGCCGCGCGGGCCTCGGCACGCAAACAGGGTGTCGTTGAAAGCTTCCTCCAGCAATTCGCCCTTGGCACCAACGAAGGGCTTGCCCTGATGTGCCTGGCAGAGGCGCTGCTGCGCACCCCCGATGCCGAAACCCGTGATCGGTTGATCGCCGAAAAGATTTCCTCGGCCGATTGGGCCAGCCATATCGGCAAGTCCGACAGCCTGTTCGTCAACGCCTCCACCTGGGGGCTGATGCTCACCGGCCGTCTCGTCGATGTCGATGAAGACACCCGCCGCGATTTCACCGGTACGCTGAAACGGCTCACCGCGCGCGTCGGTGAACCCGTTATCCGGCAGGCGGTGGGCGCTGCGGTCAAGATGATGGGCGAACAGTTCGTCCTCGGCCGCACGATCGAGGCCGCGCTCAACCGCGCGCGCAAGGAAAAGACGCTCTGTTCGTTCGACATGCTCGGCGAAGGTGCGCGCACCGCCGCCGATGCCGATCGCTATGAACGCATCTATGCCGATGCGATCCAGGCGGTGGGCAAGGACGCCGCCGGTGCCGGCCCCGAACATGGCCACGGCGTCTCGGTCAAGCTTTCGGCCCTTTGCCCGCGTTACGATGCGGTGCAGGAAGCCAGCGTCTGGGACGATCTCTATCCCCGCATGGTTCGCCTCGCGCTGATTGCCGCGCGTCATGATCTCAACTTCGCGATCGATGCCGAGGAGGCCGATCGCCTCGTCCTTTCGCTCAAGCTCATCGAACGGCTCGCATACGAACCGCAGCTGGGCGACTGGCAGGGGCTCGGCGTCGTCGTTCAGGCTTATCAGAAGCGCGCGCCCTTCGTCATCGCCGCGCTCGCCAAGCTTGCGCGCGAATCCGGCCGCCGCATCATGGTGCGGCTGGTCAAGGGCGCCTATTGGGACAGCGAGATCAAGAAGGCGCAGGTTGCCGGGCGCCCCGGCTATCCGGTCTACACCACCAAGCCCGCCACCGATCTCAGCTATCTGGTTTGCGCGCAGGCGCTGATCTCGGCCGCACCCGATCTCTATCCGCAATTCGCCTCGCACAATGCGCACACACTCGCCGCCGTCCGCCGCCTCGCGGCGAAGGCGGGCATCACGATCGAGCATCAGCGTCTGCACGGCATGGGGGAGGCGCTCTACGCCGCCGCTGACACGCGTTACGGCGGCATCATCCTGCGCGCCTATGCGCCCGTGGGCGGGCATGAGGAACTGCTCCCCTATCTGGTCCGCCGCCTGCTTGAAAACGGCGCGAACAGCTCCTTCGTCCATGCGCTGCTCGACGAACGCGTCCCCGCCGAAGATGTCGTGCGCGATCCGATCGCGCTGGTCGAGGCGCAGCCCGGCCCGCACCCGCGCATCCATTTGCCCGCGCACATCTACGGCGCGGCGCGCCAGAACCCGCTGGGCCGCGATTATTCGATCTTCGACGAACGCCTTGCCGCCGACCGCGCGGCATCGCTGGCGCGGACCGAACGCTATGCCTCGGGTCCGATTGTCGGGGGCACGCTGCGCGCGGGGCCTGCGGTCGCGGTCACCAGCCCCTCGGACCGTTCGGTCGCCGTGGGCGATGTTGTTGAGTCCAGCCAGAAGGACGTCGATGCCGCTATTGCCGCCGCGCGCGCCGCGCAGCCCGGCTGGGATGCGCTCACTGGCCGTGGCCGCGCCGCGGTGCTGCGCGCCATGGGGGATGCGCTTGAAGCCGATATGGACCGGCTGATCGCGCTCCTCTCGGCCGAGGCGGGCAAGACGCTCAACGACGGTGTCGCCGAAGTGCGCGAGGCGGTTGATTTCTGCCGCTATTATGCGCGCCTTGCCGAAGAACAGTTCGGCGGTCTCCAGACGCTCGAGGGCCCGGTCGGCGAAACCAACCAGCTCGAACTGCGCGGGCGCGGTGTGTTCGTCTGCATCTCGCCCTGGAACTTCCCGCTCGCCATCTTCACCGGCCAGATCGCGGCCGCGCTCGCGGCGGGCAATGCGGTCATCGCCAAGCCCGCCGAACAGACCCCGCTCATCGCGGCAGAGGCCGTCCGCCTCTTCCACCGGGCGGGGCTCGATCCCGATGTGCTGGCGCTTCTTCCGGGCGACGGGGCGGTCGTCGGCGCCGCGCTCACCCGCCATCCGGGCATTGACGGCGTGGCCTTTACCGGCGGCACGGAAACCGCCTGGGCGATCAACCGTACGCTCGCCGAACGGCGCGGGCCGATCATCCCCTTCATCGCGGAAACCGGCGGGCTCAACGGCATGTTCGTCGATACCACCGCGCTCAAGGAACAGGTGGTCGACGATGTCATTCTGTCCGCCTTCGGCTCGGCCGGTCAGCGCTGTTCGGCGCTGCGCATGCTCTTCCTTCCCGCCGACAGCGCCGATCAGGTCATCGAAACGCTCGTCGGCGCGCTTGCGGCGCAGGTGATCGGCGATCCGGCCGATCCGGCCACCGATATCGGCCCGGTCATCGATGAAGAGGCGCACGCTGCGCTCACCGCGCATCTCGACCGGCTCGAACGCGAGGCGAAGGTTCTGGGCCGCCGCGATGTCGGCCCGCTGGCAGGTCGCGGCAGCTTTTTCGGCCCCGTCATTGCCGAGGTGCCTTCGCCCGATTTCCTCGAGCGTGAGGTGTTCGGCCCCGTCCTCCACATCTACCGCTACCAGAATGCCGAACTGCCCGAGGTTGCCCGTCGGCTTGCCGCGCGCGGCTATGGCCTCACGCTCGGCGTCCATAGCCGCATCGAACGCTTCGCGCGCGAGGTGCGGGCGCTCGTCCCGGCGGGCAATATGTACGTCAACCGCTCGATCATCGGCGCGGTCGTCGGCGTCCAGCCCTTTGGCGGCGAAGGGCTTTCGGGCACGGGCCCCAAGGCGGGCGGGCCCCACGCGCTGCTGCGTTACGCCACCGAACGCGCGCTGTCGGTCAACATCACCGCGCAGGGCGGCGATCCGGCGCTCATGAACCTCTGA
- a CDS encoding O-acetylhomoserine aminocarboxypropyltransferase/cysteine synthase family protein has protein sequence MADRNLHPETLALHAGWRADPSTGAVAPPIYQTTSYQFRDAEHAANLFSLKELGNIYTRLGNPTTAILEDRMTAIEGGAAALAVASGQAASAFAIQNLARSGDNIVSSTDLYGGTWNLFANTFRDLGIEVRFVDPADPEAFARATDDRTRAYYAETLPNPKLSVFPIAEVAAIGRRFGIPLIMDNTSAPLLCRPFDHGAAITVYSTTKFIGGHGTSIGGLIVDGGNFDWGAHPDRQPMLNTPDPSYHGAVWSEAAKPLGPIAYILRARVILLRDLGAALSPFNAFQILQGLETLPLRMPRHASNAEAVARFLSARSDVTRVIHPSLQTGVQRERADRYLKGGMGGLLGFELAGGMEAGRKFIDALQLFYHVANIGDARSLAIHPASTTHSQLSADEQASTGVSPGYVRLSVGLEHIDDILADLAQALDAAQ, from the coding sequence GTGGCTGATCGAAATTTGCATCCTGAAACGCTTGCGCTCCATGCCGGCTGGCGCGCCGATCCGTCGACGGGTGCGGTGGCACCGCCGATCTACCAGACGACCTCCTATCAGTTCCGCGACGCCGAACATGCGGCCAACCTCTTCTCGCTCAAGGAACTGGGCAATATCTACACCCGTCTGGGCAACCCGACGACCGCGATCCTCGAAGATCGGATGACCGCGATCGAGGGGGGCGCCGCGGCGCTTGCGGTAGCCTCGGGGCAGGCGGCCTCGGCCTTCGCCATCCAGAATCTGGCGCGCTCGGGCGACAATATCGTCAGTTCCACTGATCTTTACGGCGGCACCTGGAACCTCTTCGCCAACACCTTCCGCGATCTTGGGATCGAGGTGCGCTTCGTCGATCCCGCCGATCCCGAAGCCTTTGCCCGCGCCACCGATGATCGTACCCGCGCCTATTACGCCGAAACGCTCCCCAATCCAAAGCTCAGCGTCTTTCCGATCGCCGAGGTCGCCGCAATCGGCCGTCGCTTCGGTATCCCGCTGATCATGGACAACACCTCAGCGCCGCTGCTCTGCCGTCCCTTCGATCACGGCGCCGCGATCACCGTCTATTCGACCACCAAGTTCATCGGTGGGCACGGCACTTCGATCGGCGGTCTCATCGTCGATGGCGGCAATTTCGACTGGGGGGCGCACCCCGATCGCCAGCCGATGCTAAACACCCCCGATCCCAGCTATCACGGCGCGGTGTGGAGCGAGGCGGCAAAGCCGCTCGGCCCCATCGCCTATATCCTGCGCGCGCGCGTCATCCTGCTGCGCGATCTTGGTGCCGCGCTCTCGCCGTTCAACGCGTTCCAGATCCTGCAGGGTCTGGAAACGCTGCCGCTGCGCATGCCGCGTCATGCATCGAATGCCGAGGCGGTTGCCCGCTTCCTCAGCGCTCGCAGCGATGTCACCCGCGTCATCCACCCCTCGCTGCAGACGGGGGTGCAGCGCGAACGCGCCGATCGCTATCTGAAGGGCGGCATGGGCGGCCTGCTCGGTTTCGAACTGGCCGGCGGCATGGAGGCCGGGCGCAAGTTCATCGACGCGCTCCAGCTCTTCTATCACGTCGCCAATATCGGCGATGCGCGCAGCCTTGCCATCCATCCGGCATCGACCACCCATTCGCAGCTTTCCGCCGACGAACAGGCATCGACCGGCGTCTCGCCCGGCTATGTCCGTCTCTCGGTCGGGCTTGAGCATATCGACGATATCCTCGCGGATCTCGCCCAGGCGCTCGACGCCGCGCAATAA